From the genome of Nitrospira lenta, one region includes:
- a CDS encoding DUF6022 family protein has product MTPEHLSRTIEAYMAERQAEILPSGEQTTDGKQLSWCGEVLEYLTEGLAERLAARGITFSKTFPGPFRLMDEDQLNDGRHVRRFWTTALDHGCPIARLCTKFFHRHDNVTLPQPPQVIAYPPDHPEPDMEKPA; this is encoded by the coding sequence ATGACTCCCGAGCATCTCAGCCGAACCATCGAAGCCTACATGGCAGAGCGGCAGGCCGAGATCCTTCCCTCCGGCGAACAAACGACAGACGGGAAGCAGCTCTCCTGGTGCGGCGAAGTATTGGAATATCTCACGGAAGGCCTGGCTGAACGGCTGGCCGCGCGCGGCATCACCTTCAGCAAGACCTTTCCAGGCCCGTTCCGGTTGATGGACGAAGATCAACTGAACGACGGCCGGCATGTGCGCCGATTCTGGACGACGGCGCTCGACCATGGCTGTCCCATCGCGCGTCTCTGCACCAAGTTCTTTCATCGCCACGACAACGTGACGTTGCCACAACCACCCCAAGTGATCGCCTATCCCCCCGATCATCCGGAACCCGATATGGAGAAACCGGCGTGA
- a CDS encoding sigma 54-interacting transcriptional regulator, giving the protein MGTTIHTAFLLHAVTELLRSNGSQDFGIRLVTLLKQQIPLDAAGLYLYNQSVHTFTLLHTIPSPNDTCEVSHLPATGTAKEAALLAGHALRCDDLLAAGWTEGSVLRQISSTISGIVAPLMLTTPEAPPRPIAVMFIGALSNAAFTEEDRALLDDLSTTIAPVLKNVLAVEERDALRAINNRLVVGSFTIETLLPATLDLLQRSISHDMRGLVRFVHSSEGPWFDIVCIDGVAIDLAQLKQFPFNRMAPAEMLATGKPLLLTGQNRERFPERSYIESVGIMSCMLCPLIVRGTPYGFLAIGSKRTNAFSEENLAVAEQFGYHLSQAIANLTAYEEIRTLKEQLEQENVYLRDEMTASVDFNQLVGESPALQKTLKAIEQVAPTDSTVLITGETGTGKELVAQAIHRLSPRKDKPLITVNCAALPPTLIESELFGHEKGAFTNATARKIGRFELANGGTIFLDEIGELPIDLQAKFLRVLEAQELERVGGTHPIKLNVRVLAATNVDMGQAVKKGGFRSDLFYRLNVFPICIPPLRNRREDIPMLARHFVKKYCERHRKTITRIGSNTLKALGSYEWPGNVRELEHMVERAVIVNPGPILVIDELDPPMKNADGKDSPRTLADAERTHIIQTLGQTNWVLAGKQGAAVRLGMKRSTLQHRIKKLGIIRPPRHHK; this is encoded by the coding sequence ATGGGCACTACGATCCACACTGCATTTCTCCTCCATGCCGTCACCGAGCTCTTGCGATCGAACGGATCGCAGGACTTCGGCATCCGGCTGGTCACGCTCCTCAAGCAACAGATCCCACTCGACGCGGCCGGCCTCTACCTCTACAACCAGTCCGTCCATACATTCACGCTCCTTCACACGATTCCATCCCCAAACGACACCTGCGAGGTTTCACATCTCCCCGCCACCGGCACCGCAAAAGAAGCGGCACTTCTCGCGGGACACGCCTTGCGCTGCGACGATCTCCTGGCCGCGGGATGGACTGAAGGATCTGTGTTGCGACAAATATCGAGCACCATTTCCGGCATCGTCGCGCCGCTGATGCTGACCACCCCGGAAGCCCCGCCTCGTCCGATTGCCGTCATGTTCATCGGAGCCCTCTCGAACGCCGCCTTTACCGAAGAAGACCGGGCATTGCTCGACGACTTGAGCACTACCATCGCCCCAGTGCTGAAAAATGTACTGGCGGTCGAGGAACGCGACGCGTTGCGCGCGATCAACAACCGCCTCGTCGTCGGGAGCTTCACCATCGAGACCTTGCTGCCCGCCACACTCGACCTGTTGCAACGGTCTATTTCACACGACATGCGCGGACTGGTCCGATTCGTCCATTCGTCTGAAGGTCCCTGGTTCGACATCGTCTGCATCGACGGCGTAGCCATCGATCTTGCTCAGCTCAAACAATTTCCATTCAACCGCATGGCACCCGCCGAAATGTTGGCGACCGGAAAACCGTTGCTCCTGACCGGCCAGAACCGCGAGCGATTTCCCGAGCGGTCCTATATCGAATCGGTCGGCATCATGTCCTGCATGCTCTGCCCGCTGATTGTCCGCGGGACTCCATACGGCTTCCTGGCCATCGGCAGCAAACGAACCAACGCCTTTTCCGAGGAAAATCTCGCCGTCGCGGAGCAATTCGGTTACCACCTGTCGCAAGCCATCGCCAACCTCACCGCCTATGAAGAGATTCGCACGCTGAAGGAGCAACTCGAGCAGGAAAACGTCTACCTGCGCGATGAGATGACCGCGTCGGTCGATTTCAATCAGCTGGTCGGAGAAAGTCCGGCACTGCAAAAAACGCTGAAGGCCATCGAGCAAGTCGCGCCGACCGATTCCACCGTTCTTATCACAGGGGAAACCGGAACAGGCAAGGAACTGGTCGCTCAGGCCATCCATCGCCTCTCGCCACGAAAAGACAAGCCGTTGATCACGGTGAACTGCGCCGCGCTGCCGCCGACCTTGATCGAGTCGGAACTCTTCGGCCATGAAAAGGGCGCGTTTACGAATGCGACGGCCCGCAAGATCGGCCGATTCGAACTCGCGAATGGAGGCACGATCTTCCTAGACGAAATCGGCGAGCTCCCGATCGATCTCCAGGCAAAATTCCTGCGGGTGCTCGAAGCCCAGGAATTGGAACGAGTCGGCGGCACACACCCCATCAAGCTGAATGTCCGCGTGCTCGCCGCCACCAACGTAGACATGGGACAGGCGGTAAAGAAGGGGGGGTTTCGCTCCGACCTCTTCTATCGGCTCAATGTATTTCCGATTTGCATCCCCCCGCTTCGGAACCGCCGCGAAGATATCCCGATGCTCGCACGGCACTTCGTGAAAAAATATTGCGAGCGGCACCGGAAGACCATCACCCGCATCGGCAGCAATACGCTGAAAGCCCTCGGATCGTACGAGTGGCCCGGGAACGTGCGCGAACTCGAGCACATGGTCGAACGGGCCGTGATCGTCAACCCCGGACCCATCCTGGTCATCGATGAGCTGGATCCACCGATGAAGAACGCCGACGGAAAAGATTCTCCGCGCACACTAGCGGACGCCGAGCGCACACATATCATTCAGACGCTCGGCCAAACCAACTGGGTGCTGGCCGGAAAGCAAGGCGCAGCGGTGCGCCTGGGGATGAAACGCTCAACCCTCCAACATCGGATAAAGAAACTCGGGATTATTCGTCCCCCACGCCATCACAAATAA
- a CDS encoding ABC transporter permease — protein sequence MNYVALKMLFGDRAKYLMLLCGLTFAVMLIVQQGSIFWGLMIWSQSSVSNLNVPIWVTDPGIAQVDEVKPIADTAVDRVRSVPGVEWAVPLYKGLLRARLSNGDYHQITLTGLESSTLIGRPSEVLEGRFEDVLQPDAVVLDQWAVERMGGPSVIKIGTIFELNDKLARVVAIAKTQKSFTNIPVVYTTYERAIRYVPRERRTLSYVLAKAKDGVPVEEVTTRIREQTGLGAFTAEDFGWKTIGWVLKNTGIGINFGTTILLGFIVGMAIAGQTFYLFTVENLRQFGALKAMGASTFTLARMILLQAFTVGLTGYGVGIGLATGFGFLTARSGGLPFIETWQLLLLVLVALLAICAFSALISIIKLARLEPAVVFR from the coding sequence GTGAATTACGTGGCGCTCAAAATGCTGTTCGGCGATCGCGCCAAATACCTCATGCTGCTCTGCGGATTGACCTTCGCCGTGATGCTGATCGTCCAGCAGGGTTCGATCTTCTGGGGTCTCATGATCTGGTCTCAATCCAGCGTCAGCAATCTCAACGTGCCGATCTGGGTCACGGATCCCGGCATTGCACAGGTCGACGAAGTGAAACCGATCGCCGACACCGCCGTCGACCGCGTGCGCAGCGTCCCCGGCGTGGAATGGGCCGTCCCGCTTTACAAAGGATTGTTACGCGCGCGACTCTCCAACGGGGACTATCATCAGATCACCCTCACCGGGCTGGAGTCTTCGACGCTGATCGGACGTCCGTCCGAAGTCCTGGAAGGCCGGTTCGAAGATGTGTTGCAACCCGATGCCGTGGTGCTGGATCAATGGGCGGTCGAACGCATGGGCGGCCCTTCCGTCATCAAGATCGGCACCATTTTCGAACTGAACGACAAACTGGCCCGTGTGGTCGCGATCGCCAAAACTCAAAAGAGCTTCACCAATATCCCGGTCGTCTACACCACCTACGAACGTGCTATCCGCTATGTGCCCCGCGAGCGCCGGACCCTGTCGTACGTACTGGCCAAGGCAAAAGACGGCGTTCCCGTCGAAGAAGTCACCACACGCATCCGTGAGCAGACCGGGCTGGGCGCATTCACCGCCGAAGACTTCGGCTGGAAGACCATCGGTTGGGTCCTCAAAAATACCGGGATCGGCATCAACTTCGGCACAACGATTCTGCTGGGATTCATCGTCGGCATGGCGATCGCAGGGCAAACGTTCTACCTGTTCACCGTAGAAAACCTCCGGCAATTCGGCGCGCTCAAAGCCATGGGCGCCTCAACCTTTACCCTGGCACGAATGATTCTGCTGCAAGCGTTCACCGTAGGGCTCACCGGCTATGGAGTCGGTATCGGCCTCGCCACGGGCTTCGGATTCTTGACGGCACGAAGCGGCGGATTGCCTTTCATCGAAACCTGGCAACTGCTGCTCCTGGTGCTGGTAGCGCTCTTGGCGATCTGCGCCTTCTCGGCCTTGATCAGCATCATCAAGCTCGCCCGGCTCGAGCCGGCTGTGGTCTTTCGGTGA
- a CDS encoding ABC transporter ATP-binding protein, which translates to MTDHHTPSAAVSLRGIVKSFGTGDTKVTVLRGIDLDIYLGEMLLLVGESGGGKTTLLSAIAGILDIDEGNIDVLGVPLSALPAGKRTTFRGQTMGFIYQQFNLLPALTAAENVAVPLLIQRINRSEALRRARVMLDRVGLGDRAEFLPKSLSGGQQQRVAIARALVNEPRLLICDEPTAALDGPNGQKIMELLREVGRAPDRCVVIVTHDSRIFHFGDRMANLTDGRIVGIETITREGTA; encoded by the coding sequence ATGACGGATCATCACACACCATCGGCAGCCGTCAGCCTCCGCGGCATCGTGAAATCCTTCGGCACCGGCGACACAAAAGTGACCGTGCTCAGAGGCATCGACCTCGATATTTATCTGGGCGAGATGCTGTTGCTCGTCGGCGAATCCGGCGGCGGGAAAACCACGCTGCTGTCAGCCATTGCTGGGATTCTCGATATTGATGAAGGCAACATTGATGTGCTGGGCGTGCCGCTGAGCGCGCTACCGGCCGGCAAGCGCACGACGTTTCGCGGTCAAACCATGGGATTCATCTATCAGCAATTCAACCTGTTGCCTGCATTGACGGCGGCTGAGAATGTCGCCGTGCCCCTCCTGATCCAGAGGATCAACCGCTCCGAAGCCCTGCGGCGAGCACGAGTCATGCTCGACCGTGTCGGCCTGGGCGACCGTGCGGAGTTCCTACCGAAGAGTCTTTCCGGCGGGCAGCAGCAACGCGTGGCCATCGCCAGGGCCCTGGTCAATGAGCCGCGCCTGCTCATCTGCGATGAACCGACTGCAGCGCTGGATGGCCCAAACGGGCAGAAGATCATGGAGCTGTTACGCGAAGTGGGCCGCGCGCCGGACCGCTGCGTGGTCATCGTCACTCACGACAGCCGCATTTTTCACTTCGGCGACCGTATGGCCAACCTTACTGACGGACGCATTGTCGGTATCGAAACGATCACCAGAGAGGGCACGGCATGA
- a CDS encoding Rqc2 family fibronectin-binding protein, with protein MALTATEISQVVAEVAPALIGGWIQKAYQPTARTVVLEIRTPGHTHRLLLSAHPASTRLHLVTHALQNPPAPPAFCQYLRAHLHGARVDDLRQEGRDRVVALSLTTKTGSQRLIAELTGHNANFLVLDAEQRLLRDLNRSADMYGKPYQPPVLSAGAGPRERDARFAADARGRFGLSAAIESYYDEKESTDNTAAVRDARASQIRKTIKKQGRRVEAWRSDLAKAEKYRNYARYGELLKSNLGTIKKGLESIVVVDYFDELLPEITIPLDPTKSAQGNMDDYFRKQRKHATAERELLPRIAQGEAEIDGLRRELQSIEQGTWQPAPPQASVNAPTRRRDRSPSSKERPDERRGPFRRFTSSDGLPIFVGRNARENDELTFGLAKSDDLWLHARGTPGSHVVVRLEKGSDPPPETIRDAATLALLYSDLKKSGKGEVIYARRKWVKKAKGQAPGAVTVTQDKSLHVSLDKKRLDALKARSAQE; from the coding sequence ATGGCACTGACGGCGACAGAAATTTCCCAGGTAGTGGCAGAAGTGGCTCCGGCGCTGATCGGGGGATGGATCCAAAAAGCCTATCAACCGACAGCTCGAACGGTCGTGCTGGAAATCCGAACGCCCGGACACACGCATCGACTGTTGCTCTCAGCCCATCCCGCATCGACGCGTCTTCATCTTGTCACTCACGCACTACAGAATCCGCCGGCTCCGCCGGCTTTTTGCCAATACCTCCGGGCGCATCTCCACGGCGCACGGGTTGACGACCTTCGCCAAGAAGGTCGAGACCGTGTCGTGGCCCTGTCGCTCACGACCAAAACCGGCTCCCAACGCCTCATTGCAGAGCTGACCGGCCACAACGCCAACTTTCTCGTGCTTGATGCGGAACAACGGCTATTGAGGGATCTGAATCGTTCGGCTGACATGTATGGCAAACCATACCAACCGCCGGTTCTTTCAGCCGGCGCCGGACCACGGGAACGGGACGCCCGCTTCGCAGCCGATGCACGCGGGCGGTTCGGCTTGTCCGCCGCAATTGAGTCCTACTATGACGAGAAAGAATCGACGGACAACACGGCCGCTGTCCGGGACGCCCGTGCAAGCCAGATCAGGAAAACGATTAAAAAACAGGGGCGGCGCGTGGAGGCCTGGCGGAGCGATCTCGCTAAAGCAGAAAAGTATCGCAACTATGCCCGCTATGGAGAGTTATTGAAGTCCAACCTGGGCACGATCAAGAAAGGGCTGGAGTCGATCGTGGTCGTCGACTATTTTGACGAGCTCTTGCCTGAAATCACAATCCCGCTCGATCCCACAAAGTCTGCTCAGGGGAATATGGACGACTACTTTCGCAAACAACGGAAACACGCGACGGCTGAGCGAGAACTGCTCCCTCGAATCGCGCAGGGAGAAGCCGAGATCGATGGGCTTCGCCGGGAACTGCAATCCATCGAACAAGGAACCTGGCAACCGGCACCGCCCCAGGCGTCAGTCAACGCGCCCACCAGGCGACGGGATCGATCGCCATCATCAAAGGAGCGGCCTGACGAACGGCGTGGCCCGTTCCGCCGCTTCACATCCTCGGACGGACTTCCGATCTTTGTGGGACGGAATGCGCGGGAGAATGACGAACTGACCTTTGGGCTCGCCAAGAGCGACGACCTCTGGCTTCATGCCCGCGGCACACCCGGCTCACACGTCGTGGTCCGCCTGGAAAAAGGCAGCGACCCGCCACCGGAAACCATCCGAGACGCCGCTACACTGGCGTTGCTCTATAGCGACCTCAAGAAAAGCGGCAAAGGCGAGGTGATCTATGCGCGGCGCAAGTGGGTCAAGAAAGCGAAGGGGCAGGCGCCCGGCGCCGTGACGGTGACCCAAGATAAGTCTCTTCACGTCAGTCTCGATAAGAAACGACTGGATGCCCTCAAGGCCCGCTCAGCCCAGGAATAA